GGGCGAGACCGAGCGCGGCGGGGAGGGGAAACGCCGGGACCGACACGCCCGTCAGTCGGACGACCACCGGGCCGAGGAAGTTGAGCGCCTGCGCGAGCGCGACGCCCGCGAGCGTGCCCACGGCCGTCCCGCGCCAGGTCTTGCCGTCGCCGAGGAGGCGGCGGCCGCCCATCGTCCGGCCGCCGTCGATCGGCGCCCCGCCGCCGGCGAGGACCGCGACGTTGTTCGGGACGTAGGCGGGGAGCATCGCCCAGAACGCGAGGACGACCAGATCGAGGAGCATACGTGTCGACTCCGCGGGGAGTCACAAAAGTGTCCCCGATTCCGGTTCTGTCCTATCCCGACCCCTCTCGGGAGTCCGTCGATCGCACCGCGGCCGTTATGTGAACTCCGCGAGGGAGTCGAAGCGGTCCCAACACTCACAGTCCAAGTCGTCGATGGAGGTGACTTCGTCGGGGAGGTCCGAGATCGGCATTCCGTCGCCGACCTGCTCGCACCCGTCGGTGTGGATGGAAAAGTCGTCGGTCGCCATTACGGGCATACCTCCCGATAGCGACGGGGAGGCTCAAAAGCGTTCAGGCCCATTCTCGGGAACGATTCTCGGGCGGCGAGGCGCCCAGGACGCGACAGCAGCCATTTAACCCC
This is a stretch of genomic DNA from Halobellus sp. MBLA0158. It encodes these proteins:
- a CDS encoding CDP-2,3-bis-(O-geranylgeranyl)-sn-glycerol synthase, whose product is MLLDLVVLAFWAMLPAYVPNNVAVLAGGGAPIDGGRTMGGRRLLGDGKTWRGTAVGTLAGVALAQALNFLGPVVVRLTGVSVPAFPLPAALGLALGAMLGDIAASFLKRRTGRERGAAFPVVDQLDFVAGALACAALADLGWFLDTFSLAVLGVVVVLTPVLHVATNGIAYLLGLKEEPY